The Halomicronema hongdechloris C2206 genome includes a window with the following:
- a CDS encoding aminotransferase class V-fold PLP-dependent enzyme, whose amino-acid sequence MSLVSADPAALDSLRQQFPALTNKAYFNYGGQGPMPQAALEAIQRAHWKIQQEGPFCGQINRWLQQQAEATRQLMATELGCPATAITLTEDVTVGCNIPLWGLEWQAGDHILLSDCEHPGVIAAVQEICRRFGVETSQFSLLDGLDQRSPVEAMAARLRPRTRLLVISHLTWNTGQVLPLADMVRYCHDRPQPVWVLVDAAQSVGSLPLNLTASEVDFYAFTGHKWWCGPAGLGGLYVRPALCDRIHPTFIGWRGITTDDQGQPTGWKPNGQRYEVATSDYALQAGLQAALSLHQQWGSADQRYQRICQLSHYLWQQLQTLPQIRCLRQVPPESGLVSFQILAAGQPAPSQHVSLVQTLESQGFMLRTLLFPHCVRACVHYFTTEAEIDQLVGAIKTAGSA is encoded by the coding sequence GTGTCTTTAGTTTCCGCCGATCCTGCCGCCCTCGATTCCCTGCGTCAGCAATTCCCAGCCCTGACGAATAAAGCCTATTTCAACTATGGTGGCCAGGGGCCCATGCCCCAAGCCGCCCTGGAGGCCATCCAACGGGCCCACTGGAAGATTCAACAAGAAGGCCCTTTCTGTGGCCAGATAAATCGTTGGTTACAGCAGCAGGCTGAGGCGACCCGGCAGCTGATGGCGACGGAATTGGGCTGCCCCGCCACTGCCATCACCCTGACCGAAGATGTCACCGTGGGTTGCAACATTCCCCTCTGGGGCTTGGAGTGGCAGGCGGGGGATCATATTCTGCTGTCGGACTGTGAACATCCCGGCGTCATTGCAGCGGTACAAGAAATCTGCCGTCGCTTTGGGGTGGAGACGAGCCAGTTCTCTCTACTAGATGGCCTGGATCAGCGCTCACCAGTGGAAGCCATGGCGGCCCGGTTGCGACCCCGGACGCGGCTGCTGGTGATTAGCCACCTCACCTGGAATACGGGCCAGGTGTTGCCCCTGGCAGACATGGTGCGGTATTGCCATGATCGGCCCCAACCGGTCTGGGTGCTGGTGGATGCGGCCCAGTCGGTGGGCTCGTTGCCCCTGAATCTGACGGCATCAGAGGTGGATTTTTACGCCTTCACCGGCCATAAGTGGTGGTGCGGTCCGGCGGGTTTGGGCGGGCTCTATGTGCGACCGGCCCTGTGCGATCGCATCCATCCTACCTTCATCGGCTGGCGGGGCATTACCACCGACGACCAGGGCCAGCCTACCGGCTGGAAACCCAATGGCCAGCGCTACGAAGTCGCCACCTCCGACTATGCTCTCCAGGCCGGGCTCCAGGCCGCCCTGAGTCTGCATCAACAGTGGGGCAGCGCTGACCAGCGCTACCAGCGCATCTGCCAACTCAGCCATTACCTCTGGCAGCAGCTGCAGACCTTACCTCAGATTCGCTGCCTGCGGCAGGTGCCCCCCGAATCGGGCCTGGTATCCTTTCAGATCCTAGCGGCTGGTCAGCCCGCTCCCTCCCAACATGTCAGTCTAGTGCAAACCCTGGAGAGCCAAGGATTTATGCTGCGCACTCTGCTATTCCCCCACTGCGTGCGGGCCTGTGTACACTACTTCACCACCGAGGCGGAAATCGACCAGTTGGTAGGAGCGATAAAAACGGCTGGCTCTGCATGA
- a CDS encoding aminotransferase-like domain-containing protein, whose translation MRLSPLEPSQDKVLYQQVADRLQEQIANGTLKPGDRLPSIRKLKQQLSVSFSTVTEAYRLLEDRGLISARPQSGYYVKLTALQQHLEPSLTEPYARVCEIKTSLTFKLFSNLLEPDVIQLGAATPSPEHLPVAPLNRLMAKVMREHPEAHTYNVPAGCERLRTEVSKRMLDAGCSIHPDHLLITNGAHEAIYLSLQAVTTPGDTIAIASPTYFALLETLKALNLKVCALPTHPRQGISLSHLEAALASGNVQACLLVSNFSHPLGTCMEDDTKKQLVELMTRYQVPLIEDDVYGELYFEGTRPKAIKAFDTDNRVIYCSSVSKTLSPGLRLGWCSGGCYHLKVVYRKSVMNRMSAIAPQLAVTAFLANGGYDRHLRHLRRTYQTQMHRMLQAICDYFPAETCVTHPHGGHVLWLEMPEGFDAIQLYDDALQRGISIAPGPIFSASGECYRSCFALNTALPWSDRIEQAMQTLGHLAKKQMAVNF comes from the coding sequence ATGCGACTGTCTCCCCTGGAGCCGAGCCAGGATAAAGTGCTTTATCAGCAAGTTGCTGATCGCCTGCAGGAACAAATTGCCAACGGCACCCTGAAGCCGGGCGATCGCCTGCCGTCCATCCGCAAGCTTAAACAGCAGCTGTCGGTGAGCTTTTCCACGGTGACGGAAGCCTACCGCCTGCTAGAAGATCGGGGGCTAATTTCCGCTCGGCCCCAGTCGGGCTATTATGTCAAACTAACCGCCCTGCAACAGCACTTAGAGCCTTCCCTCACCGAACCCTATGCGCGGGTTTGCGAAATCAAAACGTCTCTGACCTTCAAGCTCTTTAGCAACCTTCTGGAACCGGATGTGATTCAACTGGGCGCGGCGACCCCCTCCCCAGAGCATCTTCCCGTAGCGCCGCTCAATCGGTTGATGGCCAAGGTCATGCGTGAGCATCCTGAAGCTCATACCTACAACGTCCCTGCCGGGTGCGAGAGGCTGCGGACGGAAGTGTCGAAGCGCATGTTGGATGCGGGCTGCTCGATTCATCCCGACCACCTTTTAATTACCAATGGAGCCCACGAAGCGATTTATCTCTCACTCCAGGCAGTGACTACCCCCGGGGACACCATAGCGATCGCATCTCCCACCTACTTTGCTCTCCTGGAAACGCTAAAGGCTCTGAACCTGAAGGTGTGCGCCCTGCCGACCCATCCCCGCCAAGGCATCAGCCTGTCTCATCTGGAAGCAGCGTTAGCATCTGGCAACGTCCAAGCCTGTTTGCTGGTCTCAAACTTCAGCCATCCCCTGGGCACCTGCATGGAAGATGACACCAAGAAACAACTGGTGGAGCTGATGACTCGCTACCAGGTGCCTCTGATCGAAGACGATGTCTATGGCGAGCTATATTTCGAGGGCACGCGGCCCAAAGCCATTAAAGCCTTCGACACGGACAACCGGGTGATCTACTGCTCTTCGGTCAGCAAGACCCTATCCCCGGGACTGCGCCTGGGCTGGTGCTCCGGTGGGTGCTATCACCTGAAAGTGGTGTACCGCAAATCGGTGATGAATCGGATGAGTGCGATCGCACCTCAACTAGCCGTCACCGCCTTCCTGGCTAACGGCGGCTACGACCGGCACCTGCGGCACCTGCGTCGCACCTATCAGACCCAAATGCACCGCATGTTGCAGGCCATCTGCGATTACTTTCCGGCGGAAACCTGCGTCACCCATCCCCACGGCGGCCACGTCCTCTGGCTGGAGATGCCAGAGGGCTTCGACGCCATCCAGCTCTACGACGATGCCCTACAACGGGGCATCAGCATCGCCCCCGGTCCCATCTTTTCCGCCTCGGGAGAGTGCTACCGCAGTTGCTTCGCCCTCAACACCGCCCTCCCCTGGTCCGACCGGATTGAGCAGGCCATGCAGACCCTGGGCCACCTGGCCAAGAAGCAGATGGCGGTTAATTTCTGA
- the lpxA gene encoding acyl-ACP--UDP-N-acetylglucosamine O-acyltransferase, producing MTIHPTAVIEAGAVLGQGVVVGPFSYVAHDTYVGDGCHLGPHVTLLPYTTLGAGSRVHAGAVLGDIPQDLSFNDAVSHVRVGQQCVLREGVTIHRGTQPDSVTVVGDGYLLMANSHVGHNARLGKRVIMANGALVGGYAEVGDRAFISGNCLIHQFTRVGRLVMMSGGSAAQKDVPPFCMTRSSTTNIIMGLNVVGLRRAAFSAPERQTLQRALRVLYRSGLNIQTATAKLEQEFDSPLVTEICQFVRGSKRGICKFVKPAAKASGDEAGW from the coding sequence ATGACCATCCATCCAACCGCTGTGATTGAAGCGGGCGCGGTGCTGGGCCAGGGAGTGGTCGTAGGCCCCTTCAGCTACGTGGCCCACGATACCTATGTGGGCGATGGCTGTCACCTAGGACCTCACGTAACGCTTTTACCCTACACGACTCTGGGGGCTGGATCCCGAGTCCATGCTGGAGCCGTTCTCGGAGATATTCCTCAGGATTTGTCTTTCAACGATGCTGTCAGCCATGTTCGCGTTGGTCAGCAATGTGTACTGCGAGAGGGGGTGACCATTCATCGAGGCACCCAGCCAGACTCGGTCACAGTGGTCGGAGACGGCTACCTACTGATGGCCAATAGCCATGTCGGCCACAACGCTCGCTTAGGCAAACGGGTAATCATGGCCAACGGTGCCCTGGTGGGGGGCTACGCCGAGGTAGGCGATCGGGCTTTTATCAGTGGCAACTGCTTGATCCATCAGTTCACCCGGGTGGGGCGTCTGGTGATGATGTCAGGGGGTTCCGCCGCCCAGAAAGATGTCCCCCCCTTCTGCATGACCCGTAGCTCCACCACCAATATCATCATGGGGCTGAATGTGGTGGGCCTGCGCCGGGCAGCCTTTAGCGCCCCGGAACGACAAACCCTGCAACGGGCCCTGCGGGTGCTCTATCGCTCTGGTCTAAACATTCAAACAGCCACTGCCAAGCTGGAGCAAGAATTCGACTCGCCCCTGGTAACCGAAATCTGCCAATTCGTCCGAGGCTCGAAGCGGGGTATCTGCAAGTTTGTGAAACCAGCAGCCAAGGCCAGCGGCGACGAAGCAGGATGGTGA
- a CDS encoding HEPN domain-containing protein gives MTPEQKFLVAKAQNSLDAANHLIQQGFYDIAVSRAYYSMSFYIAEALLDKEGLSFSSHAAVISAFGRSLARPGKVPVEFHRHLIDAQRLRTRADYDLQPDLSLQDAQALVAQTQAFPPY, from the coding sequence ATGACGCCAGAGCAAAAATTTTTAGTGGCCAAAGCTCAAAATAGCTTAGACGCAGCCAACCACCTCATCCAACAGGGGTTTTATGACATTGCCGTCTCTCGTGCCTATTACAGCATGAGCTTCTATATTGCCGAAGCCCTACTCGATAAAGAAGGATTATCCTTTTCCAGCCATGCAGCTGTGATTAGCGCCTTTGGGCGATCGTTGGCCCGTCCTGGTAAAGTGCCGGTCGAATTTCATCGCCACCTCATCGATGCCCAACGCCTGCGCACCCGTGCCGACTACGATCTTCAACCCGATCTATCATTACAAGATGCCCAAGCCTTAGTCGCCCAAACCCAAGCATTTCCACCATACTAG
- a CDS encoding TlyA family RNA methyltransferase yields the protein MAKQRLDALLVERGLCDSRQMAQRLIRAGAVRVNQQLVDKPGHAIAANADIQVKRRAPYVSRGGEKLAKALADFEISVCDRICLDGGISTGGFSDCLLQAGARLVYGIDVGYGQVAWKLRQDPRLVLRERTNLRHLTPETLYGPDRSWPDLGVMDVSFISLTKVLPAFWRLLQPPREVVLLVKPQFEVGREQVGKKGVVRDAKVQAQAIWTVWQTAQALGWHYRGLTWSAMVGPAGNIEYLLWLSADPGVSLEGPELAMIQDRTQTAQTTLLKS from the coding sequence ATGGCTAAGCAGCGCCTGGATGCCCTGTTGGTGGAACGGGGGCTATGTGACTCGCGGCAGATGGCCCAGCGGTTGATTCGGGCTGGAGCGGTGAGGGTCAACCAGCAGCTGGTGGATAAACCCGGCCATGCGATCGCAGCCAATGCAGATATCCAGGTGAAGCGCCGAGCACCCTATGTGTCTCGTGGCGGCGAAAAACTCGCCAAAGCCCTGGCCGACTTCGAGATTTCCGTTTGCGATCGCATCTGCCTAGACGGCGGCATTTCCACCGGCGGCTTCAGCGATTGTCTACTGCAGGCAGGCGCCCGCTTGGTCTATGGCATCGACGTCGGCTATGGCCAGGTAGCCTGGAAGCTACGGCAAGACCCGCGCCTGGTGCTGCGGGAGCGCACCAATCTGCGCCATCTCACCCCCGAGACCCTCTATGGGCCAGACCGCTCTTGGCCCGATCTAGGCGTCATGGATGTCTCCTTTATCTCCCTAACCAAGGTGCTGCCCGCCTTCTGGCGATTGCTGCAGCCACCTAGAGAAGTGGTGCTACTGGTGAAACCCCAGTTTGAAGTGGGCCGGGAACAGGTGGGGAAAAAGGGCGTGGTTCGCGATGCCAAGGTCCAGGCCCAGGCCATCTGGACCGTGTGGCAAACGGCCCAAGCGTTGGGCTGGCACTATCGCGGCCTCACCTGGTCGGCCATGGTGGGACCGGCCGGAAATATCGAGTATTTGCTATGGCTGTCGGCAGATCCTGGCGTATCCCTGGAAGGGCCAGAGTTAGCGATGATCCAAGATCGCACCCAAACCGCTCAGACGACTCTATTGAAGTCGTAG
- a CDS encoding TM0106 family RecB-like putative nuclease has translation MSASYPLPRRVNSGGSQLTPLRVPPERQGFIKHPTARWLTHDLLFHYQRCSRRAFLDLYGTSTQPDPPSDYLEKLKQDSTHHRQGMLQRYQPRHRPLYPARDWQAGRQATQALMAQGVDHITQGVLTAPATAGIALVSRPDLLIKQPGKSFWGDWYYVPMDIKLGKKPKLDYQVVAAFHAYLLSHTQGMWPEESWLALREGRLYSVDLVRQIPKMQEVLADCLQDLQAETAPSVFISHSRCDLCHWFSHCYDQAKTTQHLSLLPGVTPARYSQLQGLQLTTVEALAQANPRRLAPLPGFGETVAEKLIHQAQAILHNRAIARTDEDNRFPLVPGQLPSAAVELYFDIEAAPDQDLIYLHGVLVVNHEAGSEEFHALLAETPEEEYEAWQGFLALVQRYPEAPIYHFCPYEAQTARKLARLYGTADAVVEPLLARFVDMHWCITESVTLPIESYALKHIARWIGFDWRDSGANGAQSICWYNDWLTTCDRTYLEAILRYNEDDCRATYWIKRWLVEFAQPFWAPKP, from the coding sequence TTGTCTGCTAGCTACCCCCTACCGCGACGAGTCAATTCAGGGGGTAGCCAACTGACTCCCCTCAGGGTTCCGCCTGAGCGTCAGGGCTTCATCAAACATCCCACTGCCCGCTGGCTTACTCATGATCTGCTGTTTCACTATCAGCGCTGTAGCCGCCGGGCGTTTTTAGATCTCTATGGCACCTCGACCCAGCCAGATCCGCCCAGCGATTACCTGGAGAAGCTGAAGCAGGATAGCACCCACCATCGCCAAGGGATGTTGCAGCGCTATCAGCCTCGCCACCGCCCCCTCTATCCAGCCCGGGACTGGCAGGCAGGCAGGCAAGCTACCCAGGCGTTGATGGCCCAGGGAGTCGACCACATCACCCAGGGAGTGCTGACAGCACCGGCGACCGCCGGCATTGCCTTGGTTAGCCGTCCAGATCTACTGATCAAGCAGCCGGGCAAGTCCTTCTGGGGCGACTGGTACTACGTGCCCATGGATATCAAGTTGGGTAAGAAGCCCAAGCTTGACTATCAGGTGGTGGCGGCGTTTCATGCCTATCTGCTGTCCCATACCCAGGGGATGTGGCCGGAGGAGAGTTGGTTGGCGCTGCGGGAAGGCCGCCTCTATTCAGTGGACTTAGTGCGGCAAATTCCCAAAATGCAGGAGGTGCTGGCCGATTGTCTGCAAGATCTGCAAGCAGAGACGGCACCGTCGGTATTTATTTCCCATAGTCGCTGTGACCTGTGCCATTGGTTTAGCCACTGCTACGACCAGGCCAAGACCACCCAGCACCTGTCCCTGCTGCCGGGGGTAACGCCGGCCCGCTACAGCCAGTTGCAGGGATTGCAGTTGACCACGGTAGAGGCCCTGGCCCAGGCCAACCCTAGGCGGTTGGCTCCCTTACCGGGGTTTGGGGAAACGGTGGCCGAGAAGCTGATCCATCAAGCCCAGGCTATCCTGCATAATCGCGCCATTGCCCGCACGGATGAGGATAACCGCTTTCCCCTGGTCCCAGGGCAGTTGCCCTCGGCCGCCGTAGAACTCTATTTCGACATCGAGGCGGCTCCTGATCAGGATCTGATCTACCTGCATGGGGTGCTGGTGGTCAATCATGAAGCCGGCAGCGAGGAGTTCCATGCGTTGCTGGCGGAGACCCCGGAAGAGGAATACGAGGCTTGGCAAGGGTTTCTGGCTCTGGTGCAGCGATATCCTGAAGCACCCATCTATCATTTCTGTCCCTATGAGGCCCAGACCGCCCGTAAGTTGGCCCGTCTCTATGGCACAGCGGATGCCGTCGTTGAGCCCTTGCTAGCACGCTTCGTGGATATGCACTGGTGCATCACGGAATCGGTAACCTTGCCGATTGAGAGCTATGCCCTGAAGCACATTGCCCGCTGGATTGGCTTCGACTGGCGCGATAGCGGCGCCAATGGGGCCCAGTCCATCTGCTGGTATAACGATTGGCTGACCACGTGCGATCGCACCTATCTAGAGGCCATCCTGCGCTACAACGAGGACGACTGCCGCGCCACCTACTGGATCAAACGCTGGTTAGTGGAATTTGCCCAGCCCTTTTGGGCACCAAAGCCATAG
- a CDS encoding LysE family translocator, translating into MTPPLTMTGRHIATLFGTMLVLAVVPGPSDVAVVARSLISGFTQGLIMVVGIVMADLLFIVLAVFSLAEVADSLGALFVIVNYGCGLYLIGLGIHALRSRPHSIEVSDVRQYPGYSSFLVGLLITLADPKAILFYMGLLPAFVELSTITVLDILVIMLIATTVVGGVKGTYACLANQAKGVFKNSRLRQRLESIAGCVLLGIGLFIVLQPHV; encoded by the coding sequence ATGACACCCCCCTTAACCATGACCGGCCGTCATATTGCCACCCTGTTTGGCACCATGCTGGTGCTGGCGGTGGTTCCAGGTCCTAGTGATGTAGCCGTGGTAGCCAGGTCTCTGATCTCTGGATTCACTCAGGGGCTGATCATGGTGGTCGGCATCGTCATGGCCGATCTGCTGTTTATTGTGTTAGCCGTCTTTAGCTTGGCAGAAGTAGCTGACTCCTTGGGAGCGCTATTTGTAATCGTCAACTATGGCTGCGGGCTATACCTGATCGGGTTAGGCATACATGCCTTACGCTCTCGGCCTCACAGTATCGAGGTATCTGATGTCAGACAATACCCCGGATATTCCAGCTTCTTGGTGGGGTTGCTGATCACCTTGGCCGACCCCAAGGCGATTTTATTTTATATGGGATTACTACCGGCCTTCGTCGAGTTATCGACGATCACTGTCCTAGATATCCTGGTGATTATGCTGATTGCAACGACGGTGGTCGGCGGCGTCAAGGGCACCTATGCCTGCTTGGCTAACCAGGCAAAAGGAGTCTTCAAAAACAGCAGGCTTCGTCAACGCCTGGAGAGTATAGCTGGCTGTGTCTTGCTAGGCATCGGGCTGTTTATTGTGCTGCAGCCCCATGTCTAA
- a CDS encoding nucleotidyltransferase domain-containing protein, protein MKPVLPNALSPVLKPLKQYLQEHYQDRLNQVVLFGSHARQQATENSDIDILVVLDDPVDASAEGRRTSEFIAQLCLEHDLLISCLFLPTSRYQTENSPLLRNIRQEGIVL, encoded by the coding sequence ATGAAACCAGTCCTTCCTAACGCCCTTAGCCCGGTACTCAAACCCCTCAAGCAATACCTGCAAGAGCACTATCAAGATCGGCTCAATCAGGTTGTTCTCTTTGGTTCCCATGCTCGCCAGCAAGCCACAGAAAACTCTGATATCGATATTCTTGTCGTCCTCGATGATCCGGTAGACGCCAGCGCTGAAGGTCGGCGCACCAGTGAGTTCATCGCTCAACTGTGTTTAGAGCATGACCTGCTAATCTCCTGCTTATTTCTACCGACATCGCGCTATCAAACTGAAAACTCGCCCCTGCTGCGCAACATTCGCCAAGAGGGCATCGTTCTATGA
- the dmeF gene encoding CDF family Co(II)/Ni(II) efflux transporter DmeF: MHIHALDQWQHSHDFADDRSHAEKNTKLVMLLTAVTMVAEIVAGTFFGSMALLADGWHMATHVAAFGITIFAYHYARRHAADPQYTFGTGKVSVLGGFASAVALAVIAFLMAFESVERLFQPQMIQFNEAIGVAILGLVVNLVSAWLLQAQPDHGHHHHHHHDQNLRAAYFHVLADALTSIFAIVALLAGQFLGWVWMDALMGLVGAGVITKWAYGLVRDTSSVLLDGAVDRKIKLDIVTTIEEDADNRVTDLHVWYLNQDHLAATISLVTHYPQAPEHYKQLLSRLPSLSHVLVEVNQCHGEPCLAVRP; this comes from the coding sequence ATGCATATTCATGCCCTTGACCAGTGGCAGCATTCCCATGACTTTGCCGATGATCGGAGTCATGCCGAGAAAAATACCAAACTCGTGATGCTGCTGACAGCAGTCACGATGGTTGCGGAGATTGTCGCCGGCACATTCTTCGGTTCGATGGCTCTGCTGGCTGACGGTTGGCACATGGCCACCCATGTTGCAGCATTTGGAATTACGATCTTTGCCTATCACTATGCCCGCCGCCATGCCGCCGACCCTCAGTACACCTTTGGCACAGGCAAGGTCAGTGTTCTGGGCGGCTTTGCCAGCGCCGTTGCCCTTGCCGTCATTGCGTTTCTGATGGCCTTTGAATCGGTTGAACGGCTTTTTCAACCTCAAATGATTCAGTTCAATGAGGCCATCGGTGTTGCCATCCTGGGCTTAGTCGTCAATTTAGTCAGTGCTTGGTTGTTGCAAGCGCAGCCTGATCATGGGCACCATCATCATCACCATCATGACCAGAACCTTCGCGCCGCTTATTTTCACGTTTTAGCAGATGCGCTGACGTCTATTTTTGCCATTGTTGCCTTGCTGGCTGGGCAATTTTTAGGGTGGGTCTGGATGGATGCGTTAATGGGTTTGGTGGGGGCCGGGGTGATTACGAAATGGGCGTATGGTCTAGTCAGAGATACGAGTTCGGTCCTGCTGGACGGCGCTGTTGACCGGAAAATCAAGTTGGATATCGTGACCACCATCGAAGAGGATGCGGATAATCGCGTCACCGATTTACACGTCTGGTATCTCAATCAGGATCACTTAGCTGCCACCATCTCACTGGTCACCCATTATCCCCAGGCACCCGAGCATTATAAGCAACTACTCAGCCGTCTTCCATCTCTTTCCCATGTACTGGTTGAAGTGAACCAGTGTCACGGCGAACCTTGTCTGGCGGTACGGCCGTGA